A section of the Paenibacillus odorifer genome encodes:
- a CDS encoding extracellular solute-binding protein, whose product MRNRMKWVSLLLTSLVLLLAACSGGGNSNTSPTTSEKNLNTEAATDDGSGIKPVTFSFYGNYDWLTTSPWGDNEATKWIQENRKVTVEPIQSGGAAGEKLNTMIVGGDLPDVIFTDRGSSVERLVQAGQLVALDDYYEKYPNFKKYVKESTLNLLRSEDGKIYQIPNWYTSGQFGNGGWMVNKDIYNELGRPLLETFDDLYQYLLKVQEKYPDVVPLEVGEKGAGLEIMYGGFKENSTSKFISLMGYPDGDKLSSILDDPAYEEMVLYINKLYRERLITQDALQQTQDAVKEKVNTNRVAVMVESNITTYGAEGHRALTANNPDSGYEIIWPIHKAGLDKTQVFVSGFETLGWNVNVITKKAKDPEAIFAYFDWITGPEGQKVLFFGPKGLYWDEEDADGAPIPNEKYKTTPANERTETMRKFEDFNWAGNTTFIDTAKMSLEALLSANQKSWETVAQSTVTWKTALDITEFVNTDPIPDTEIGIIAQNIGDIYTLAYAQMVQAKSDEAVLSALETAKKNTEKAGLAKLLEFRTEKWQENVKKINATK is encoded by the coding sequence ATGCGCAATCGTATGAAATGGGTATCTCTTTTGCTGACTTCACTGGTGCTTCTTCTCGCTGCCTGTAGCGGAGGAGGAAATTCTAACACTTCACCAACCACAAGCGAGAAAAATCTGAATACTGAGGCCGCCACAGATGACGGCAGCGGGATCAAGCCCGTCACCTTCAGCTTCTATGGAAACTATGACTGGCTTACGACATCACCATGGGGGGATAATGAGGCGACAAAATGGATTCAGGAGAACCGTAAGGTTACTGTTGAACCCATACAATCCGGAGGAGCGGCCGGAGAAAAGCTCAACACGATGATCGTCGGCGGTGATTTACCGGATGTCATTTTTACTGACCGGGGATCGTCAGTGGAACGGCTGGTGCAGGCAGGACAACTCGTTGCGCTGGATGATTACTATGAGAAGTATCCGAACTTCAAGAAATATGTGAAGGAATCCACCCTGAATTTGCTCCGTTCAGAAGACGGGAAAATCTATCAAATTCCGAACTGGTATACATCCGGGCAATTCGGCAACGGCGGATGGATGGTGAATAAAGATATTTATAACGAACTCGGCAGACCGTTGCTGGAGACCTTTGATGATTTGTATCAATATTTGCTTAAGGTGCAAGAAAAGTATCCGGATGTAGTACCTCTGGAGGTTGGGGAGAAGGGGGCAGGTCTGGAAATTATGTATGGTGGTTTTAAGGAGAACTCCACCAGTAAGTTCATTTCACTCATGGGATATCCGGATGGCGACAAGCTGTCATCTATCTTGGACGATCCCGCTTACGAGGAGATGGTGCTGTATATTAATAAGCTGTATCGTGAACGGCTGATTACGCAGGATGCTCTGCAGCAAACCCAGGATGCGGTCAAAGAAAAGGTCAATACCAACCGGGTAGCAGTCATGGTCGAATCCAATATCACTACGTATGGAGCCGAGGGACACCGGGCACTGACAGCGAATAATCCGGACAGCGGTTATGAGATTATATGGCCGATTCATAAAGCCGGTCTAGACAAAACACAAGTGTTTGTAAGCGGCTTTGAGACGCTGGGTTGGAACGTTAATGTCATTACGAAAAAGGCCAAGGATCCAGAGGCCATCTTCGCTTATTTTGACTGGATTACGGGTCCGGAGGGACAGAAGGTGCTTTTCTTCGGTCCTAAAGGCTTGTACTGGGATGAAGAGGATGCGGACGGAGCGCCAATCCCGAACGAGAAATACAAGACGACTCCTGCTAACGAGCGCACGGAAACGATGCGGAAATTCGAGGACTTTAACTGGGCGGGAAATACAACCTTTATTGATACGGCGAAAATGAGCCTCGAGGCGCTGCTTTCCGCGAACCAGAAATCCTGGGAGACCGTGGCGCAGTCCACGGTGACCTGGAAAACCGCGTTGGATATCACGGAGTTTGTAAATACCGATCCGATTCCGGATACGGAAATCGGCATCATCGCACAGAATATCGGGGATATTTATACCCTTGCTTACGCCCAGATGGTTCAGGCGAAGTCGGATGAAGCGGTGCTGTCGGCGCTGGAGACAGCTAAAAAGAACACCGAAAAAGCGGGGCTGGCTAAGCTGCTTGAATTCAGAACCGAAAAATGGCAGGAAAATGTTAAGAAAATCAACGCGACGAAATAA
- a CDS encoding family 10 glycosylhydrolase, translated as MAFALSSRFIALLSIVLVSSIAGGSVPVMAEESNPPFETEVIVRTVNQFKNMTDVQNFIAMSTSYGVDVISMNVKQDEDDEVPSGSVFYQSDIAPIAQGYQNFDALQAVITAAHAAGIKVHAWIPQFHDQQAFLEHDEWQMQALVDGVQTPFTGSNGNEYFVNPIHHEVQQYERSIIQEVIENYDVDGVVLDWIRFDNYNMDVSDYTVTKYQAQFGYSPLSIDFETDSPQREQWNEWRTDQIGQYVGDIRQDITQSSKPDVQLGVYILPPEFIEVGQNVAKFKDDIDFVAPMAYFDDWEFNSDWVYSTSYGILKDTSDRISGSDVEIVATLDNDWTDDQYQEIYKGIRENYPGVKRLSFFAYGAWPEDELANIKERETWPTTGWTPPVEQDYPAQLPTGWKARNIGSMPGNVTYNSSNKQFTLSSSSTDIWGNGDQLNYIYQSVRGNAEIIVKVQSTSRLDGWAKAGIMIRESLGHNSKHADMMLTPENGATFQYRAETAGNMVDQTAAASAPRWLKLTRSGNTFKGAISTNGNNWQTVGTVQIPMNRKVYIGIALSNPGDDSRNKAVFGNVKITD; from the coding sequence ATGGCATTTGCGTTGAGTTCGAGGTTCATAGCACTGTTAAGCATCGTGTTGGTTTCTTCGATAGCCGGTGGTTCCGTTCCTGTTATGGCCGAGGAGAGTAACCCCCCTTTCGAAACGGAAGTTATTGTACGGACCGTAAACCAGTTTAAGAACATGACGGATGTCCAGAATTTCATCGCGATGTCTACAAGCTATGGCGTCGATGTTATTAGCATGAACGTGAAGCAGGATGAAGATGATGAGGTTCCGTCTGGAAGTGTATTTTATCAGAGTGATATCGCACCAATTGCCCAAGGCTACCAGAATTTCGACGCCCTGCAGGCTGTCATTACGGCAGCCCATGCTGCAGGAATCAAGGTTCATGCCTGGATTCCGCAGTTCCATGATCAGCAGGCCTTCCTGGAGCACGATGAATGGCAGATGCAGGCGCTGGTTGACGGGGTTCAGACTCCGTTTACAGGTTCTAACGGCAACGAATACTTCGTCAATCCGATTCACCATGAAGTGCAGCAGTATGAGCGTTCCATTATTCAGGAAGTGATCGAGAATTATGATGTGGATGGCGTTGTGCTGGATTGGATCCGCTTCGACAATTACAACATGGACGTCAGTGATTACACGGTTACGAAGTATCAGGCGCAGTTCGGGTATTCACCGCTCAGCATTGACTTCGAGACGGATTCTCCTCAGAGAGAGCAGTGGAATGAATGGAGGACCGATCAAATTGGACAGTATGTGGGCGATATCCGTCAGGATATCACCCAGTCCTCGAAGCCGGATGTGCAGCTCGGCGTGTATATTTTGCCGCCAGAATTCATTGAAGTTGGGCAGAATGTAGCCAAATTCAAGGATGATATCGACTTTGTTGCACCAATGGCGTACTTTGATGACTGGGAGTTCAACAGTGATTGGGTATACAGCACTTCCTACGGCATCCTGAAGGATACGAGCGACCGGATTAGCGGCAGTGACGTGGAAATTGTTGCGACGCTGGATAATGACTGGACAGATGATCAATATCAGGAGATTTACAAGGGAATCCGCGAGAATTATCCAGGTGTGAAGCGTCTGTCGTTCTTTGCTTACGGGGCCTGGCCAGAAGATGAGCTAGCCAATATCAAAGAACGTGAAACCTGGCCTACGACAGGCTGGACGCCTCCGGTAGAACAAGACTATCCGGCTCAATTACCAACAGGATGGAAGGCGCGGAATATCGGTTCCATGCCGGGGAACGTTACCTACAATTCTTCCAATAAGCAATTTACACTCAGCAGCAGCTCTACGGATATTTGGGGAAATGGAGATCAACTAAATTATATATACCAATCCGTGCGAGGCAATGCGGAGATTATTGTTAAAGTGCAGTCCACTAGCCGATTGGACGGCTGGGCCAAGGCCGGCATTATGATTCGGGAGTCGCTGGGTCATAATTCGAAGCATGCAGATATGATGCTTACCCCCGAAAATGGGGCAACCTTCCAGTATCGTGCAGAGACTGCCGGCAATATGGTTGATCAGACTGCGGCTGCCTCGGCTCCAAGATGGCTAAAGCTGACCCGAAGTGGAAATACCTTCAAAGGGGCTATTTCGACGAACGGGAATAACTGGCAAACGGTCGGAACTGTTCAGATTCCGATGAACCGCAAGGTGTATATTGGCATAGCACTTAGCAATCCTGGGGATGACTCGAGGAATAAGGCTGTGTTTGGAAATGTGAAGATTACGGATTAA
- a CDS encoding PadR family transcriptional regulator yields the protein MSENKITSDLLRGHTDTMVLRLLSEADRYGYEIVKLIAERSGGEYELKEATMYSSVRRLEADGDIEWYWGDESQGGRRKYFRITEKGKAVYANNKTNWEYAKRVLENLL from the coding sequence ATGAGTGAGAACAAAATCACATCCGATCTGCTGCGAGGACATACCGATACGATGGTATTGCGGCTCTTGTCCGAAGCCGATCGTTATGGATATGAAATCGTCAAATTGATTGCTGAGCGTTCCGGAGGCGAGTATGAATTAAAAGAAGCTACGATGTACTCCAGCGTCCGGCGGCTTGAGGCAGACGGTGACATTGAATGGTATTGGGGGGATGAGTCTCAGGGGGGACGACGGAAGTATTTTCGGATTACCGAGAAGGGGAAAGCTGTTTACGCCAATAACAAGACTAATTGGGAGTATGCAAAGCGTGTGCTTGAAAACTTATTATAA
- a CDS encoding pentapeptide repeat-containing protein: MNEKLNMYLNGVFAPYDGIKSVAELKSDLLSDLQERFSELKAEGKDDETAFKMTIDSIGDIEQTVQEVANLSRSLERQVVTSFRASNLSKSDFAGVTAHKGDFKVSALRGSDFTGADLTGSSFAGSDVGEAKFDSANLTDCNLSGIELANASFHKSILVRTNFSSSGLTGAKFISARLTDVKLCTTDLTKTIFESCIFDGVEFKTSDLRGLCFDGQTFIGVKFEKSALNDISFRGATLKNVSFLSGFSLSKKFYRAIKTINFDGAMMDKLTFAALKGMEADLTKVTVL, from the coding sequence ATGAATGAGAAATTAAACATGTATTTAAATGGCGTATTCGCACCCTATGACGGGATAAAAAGCGTTGCTGAATTAAAGAGTGACCTCCTTTCCGATTTGCAGGAGCGGTTCAGTGAACTCAAGGCTGAAGGCAAGGATGATGAAACGGCGTTTAAGATGACGATAGACAGCATCGGCGACATTGAACAGACGGTGCAGGAGGTTGCCAATCTCTCCCGTTCACTTGAGCGGCAGGTGGTGACGAGCTTTAGGGCGAGCAACTTATCGAAGAGCGATTTTGCAGGCGTTACCGCCCATAAAGGGGATTTTAAAGTGAGCGCGTTGCGGGGTTCCGATTTTACAGGCGCTGACTTGACTGGCAGTTCTTTCGCGGGCAGTGACGTAGGCGAGGCCAAGTTCGACAGCGCTAATCTCACCGACTGCAATCTGTCCGGCATTGAACTGGCAAATGCGAGCTTTCACAAATCTATTCTTGTTCGCACCAACTTTAGCTCATCAGGACTTACAGGGGCGAAATTTATCAGTGCAAGACTGACCGACGTCAAGCTGTGTACGACTGATCTTACGAAAACAATCTTTGAGAGCTGTATCTTTGACGGTGTGGAATTTAAAACCTCAGATCTGCGGGGATTATGTTTTGACGGCCAGACCTTTATCGGGGTCAAGTTTGAAAAGTCGGCGCTGAACGATATTTCGTTTAGAGGTGCGACGTTAAAAAATGTGTCATTCCTCTCCGGGTTTTCGTTATCCAAGAAGTTTTATCGTGCAATTAAAACGATCAACTTTGACGGTGCAATGATGGATAAGTTGACCTTCGCTGCGCTCAAAGGCATGGAAGCTGATTTGACAAAGGTTACAGTCCTATAA
- a CDS encoding ABC transporter ATP-binding protein yields MNKSIKVVGLEKSYRQLQVLKGVDFEVEQGSVFALLGSNGAGKTTIVKILTTLLNQDGGTAAVNGFDVATKPDYVRQSISLTGQFAAVDEILTGRENLIMIARLRHEKHPRQVADDLLERFTLTDAADRKVSTYSGGMRRRLDLAMSLVGKPQIIFLDEPTTGLDPEARIDVWKMVKELADGGTTVFLTTQYLEEAEQLADQIAILHEGKIIASGTLEELKKRFPPAKVEYIEKQPTLEEIFLAIIGKKEGK; encoded by the coding sequence ATGAACAAGTCCATTAAAGTGGTTGGGTTGGAAAAGTCCTACAGACAGCTTCAAGTTTTAAAGGGGGTGGATTTTGAAGTGGAGCAGGGCAGCGTTTTTGCCCTGCTTGGCTCCAATGGCGCAGGCAAGACCACCATTGTCAAAATCCTCACCACTTTGCTAAATCAAGATGGTGGGACTGCTGCAGTGAACGGATTCGATGTCGCCACAAAGCCTGATTATGTACGCCAGTCCATCAGCCTGACGGGTCAATTTGCCGCCGTGGATGAGATTCTGACCGGCCGGGAAAATCTGATCATGATTGCGAGGCTCCGCCATGAGAAGCATCCGCGTCAAGTTGCGGACGATCTGCTGGAACGCTTCACTTTGACCGATGCCGCGGATCGCAAGGTATCCACTTATTCAGGCGGGATGCGCCGGAGATTAGATCTCGCGATGAGTCTTGTTGGAAAACCGCAGATTATTTTCCTCGACGAACCAACCACTGGACTTGATCCTGAGGCAAGGATTGATGTATGGAAGATGGTTAAGGAGCTTGCCGACGGCGGTACGACTGTCTTTTTGACGACGCAGTATTTGGAAGAGGCAGAGCAGCTTGCTGATCAAATCGCCATTCTACATGAAGGTAAAATTATTGCGAGCGGTACACTCGAAGAACTAAAAAAGCGATTCCCGCCCGCAAAAGTTGAGTACATTGAAAAGCAGCCGACGCTGGAGGAGATATTCCTCGCAATCATCGGCAAAAAGGAGGGAAAGTAA
- a CDS encoding ABC transporter permease has translation MEMIKKHFFSDMSVMLGRSMRHILRSMDTIITVTIMPIAFMLLFVYVFGGAIQAGTDNYVNYLLPGIILIAIASGVTYTAYRLFNDVQKGIFQRFHSMPIARSTMLWGHVLTSLISNAISVSVIILVALIMGFRSSAGVLSWLAVAGILILFTLALTWVAAIAGLSAKSVDGATAFSYPIIFLPFISSAFVPTESMPPVVRAFAENQPVTSIVEAVRSLLMGQPVGNDIWGAIIWCIAILVVAYLLAMRVYKHKVV, from the coding sequence ATGGAAATGATTAAGAAGCACTTTTTCAGTGACATGAGTGTAATGCTTGGACGCTCTATGCGCCATATTCTCCGCAGTATGGATACCATCATCACGGTAACTATCATGCCAATTGCATTTATGCTGTTGTTTGTTTACGTGTTCGGTGGGGCCATCCAGGCGGGTACGGATAACTATGTGAATTATTTATTGCCCGGGATCATACTGATCGCTATTGCAAGTGGTGTAACTTATACGGCTTACCGCCTGTTTAACGATGTGCAAAAAGGGATTTTTCAAAGATTCCATTCTATGCCGATTGCACGTTCTACCATGCTGTGGGGACATGTGCTGACCTCCCTGATATCCAATGCGATTTCAGTTAGCGTCATCATTCTTGTTGCATTGATTATGGGGTTTCGTTCATCGGCAGGAGTGCTCTCATGGCTGGCGGTTGCTGGCATCCTCATATTGTTTACGCTGGCTCTAACTTGGGTCGCGGCAATTGCTGGACTATCCGCAAAATCGGTGGACGGCGCGACTGCTTTTTCCTATCCGATTATTTTCCTTCCTTTCATCAGCTCGGCCTTTGTGCCTACCGAATCGATGCCGCCAGTCGTTCGCGCCTTTGCTGAAAACCAGCCCGTTACATCTATAGTAGAGGCGGTTCGCTCCCTCCTGATGGGGCAGCCTGTCGGCAATGATATTTGGGGAGCCATCATATGGTGCATAGCCATTCTAGTAGTTGCGTATTTATTAGCGATGCGGGTATACAAACATAAAGTTGTTTAA
- a CDS encoding ATP-dependent DNA helicase has translation MYDKFPRIGLKERIGQQDMSLDIADAYINGRNAMIEAGVGIGKSFAYLIPSLLINQISRQPVIIATSSIQLSEQIHKDLRFIGSRLGFTRVRSVVGKGMGQYACRYRAADLFQADDSNTPLSALAQQIVNYEIDERADIKGGVSDAVWSNVCVNDCKFERCHYKSTCTFYEMRAKINANASDMDFIIVNQDLLIRDLIKKKEGTKGLITERPALIVIDEAHNLEAKVRDARTLEFTYRGTCRILDDALQILFKQSADTELMPQFKFIKRCVGHIFKQVEADLLQTAKQDNDRIKISQITGIPLRRAAQVLKDFNLSLSVLTSRHEREIDNIFEAMNGLIDLFDVLAGVEDNYLIWASNTQRESTLSICPKGISQFLKYTLFNGKTSVILTSATMCQSGETLEEQYAYLTESLGYRGDYMERQASPFDYDNHTMLYIAKDIPYYNHRRREDYLEAAYKEMMRLCNLTDGRTLVLFSAKEDMKYIHKKLNSEKLAWALHVQREGSSQDGVIADFRGSKGVLLSTGVFWEGVNIEGSDLSQLIIFRLPFPVPADPVYEYKTSMAKNPLKEVFVPDMLLRLRQGTGRLIRSETDLGVLSILDSRLSIAAKKDYRDQVLEALPFKKVTEDFKVLEKFVKEKGIQLSDT, from the coding sequence ATGTATGATAAATTCCCCAGGATTGGACTTAAAGAGCGGATCGGCCAGCAGGATATGTCTCTAGATATCGCTGATGCCTATATAAATGGTCGTAACGCGATGATTGAAGCTGGAGTCGGTATCGGCAAGTCCTTTGCCTACCTCATTCCCAGCCTGCTTATTAACCAAATCTCAAGGCAACCGGTTATTATTGCGACATCCTCCATACAACTTTCAGAACAAATACATAAAGATCTGAGATTCATCGGAAGTCGTCTCGGATTTACAAGGGTACGTTCGGTAGTTGGAAAAGGCATGGGGCAGTATGCTTGCCGGTATAGGGCAGCAGATCTGTTCCAAGCGGATGATTCAAACACTCCTCTGTCTGCGCTTGCTCAACAGATTGTGAATTATGAAATTGATGAGCGGGCAGATATTAAGGGCGGGGTTAGTGATGCTGTATGGTCTAACGTTTGTGTGAATGATTGCAAATTTGAACGTTGCCATTATAAAAGTACATGTACGTTTTATGAGATGAGAGCTAAAATTAATGCCAACGCGAGCGACATGGATTTTATTATCGTAAACCAGGATCTGCTCATCCGTGATTTAATCAAGAAAAAGGAAGGAACGAAGGGGTTAATCACCGAACGGCCGGCTCTGATCGTAATTGATGAAGCGCATAATCTGGAAGCAAAGGTTAGAGATGCAAGAACGCTCGAATTTACTTACCGGGGAACCTGCCGTATTCTGGATGACGCCTTACAGATTCTCTTCAAGCAATCTGCCGATACGGAGCTTATGCCGCAATTTAAATTTATAAAAAGATGCGTTGGCCATATTTTTAAACAAGTAGAGGCAGACTTACTGCAAACAGCCAAGCAGGACAATGACCGTATAAAAATATCGCAGATCACAGGAATCCCCTTAAGACGAGCGGCACAGGTTTTAAAAGATTTTAATCTCAGCCTTTCCGTCTTAACTTCACGGCATGAACGGGAGATTGACAATATTTTTGAAGCCATGAACGGACTTATCGACCTCTTTGATGTACTCGCCGGAGTAGAGGATAACTATCTGATCTGGGCAAGTAATACCCAGCGGGAGAGTACCCTTAGTATCTGCCCTAAAGGGATAAGCCAGTTTCTGAAATATACCTTATTTAACGGGAAAACCTCAGTTATTTTAACGTCAGCAACCATGTGTCAAAGCGGAGAAACGCTGGAGGAACAATACGCTTATCTCACTGAGTCCCTCGGTTACAGGGGAGATTATATGGAGCGCCAAGCTTCACCGTTTGATTATGACAACCACACCATGCTGTATATTGCCAAGGACATCCCCTACTATAACCATCGGCGGCGGGAAGATTATCTTGAAGCGGCATACAAGGAAATGATGAGGCTCTGTAATTTAACAGACGGGCGGACATTAGTTCTTTTTTCAGCTAAAGAGGATATGAAGTATATTCATAAGAAGTTAAACTCTGAGAAGCTTGCATGGGCATTACATGTTCAAAGGGAAGGCTCGTCCCAGGACGGGGTGATCGCTGACTTTCGGGGCAGTAAAGGCGTTCTACTTAGTACCGGTGTATTCTGGGAAGGTGTGAATATCGAGGGTTCCGATTTGTCGCAGTTAATCATTTTCCGTCTGCCTTTCCCTGTTCCTGCCGATCCTGTCTATGAATATAAGACTTCGATGGCAAAGAATCCCTTGAAGGAGGTTTTTGTACCGGACATGCTGCTTCGGTTAAGACAAGGAACCGGGCGCCTGATCCGCAGTGAAACTGACCTTGGTGTGCTCAGCATACTTGATTCCCGCCTGTCCATTGCCGCCAAAAAGGATTACCGGGATCAGGTACTGGAAGCCTTACCTTTTAAAAAGGTTACTGAGGATTTCAAGGTTCTGGAGAAGTTTGTGAAAGAAAAAGGGATACAGCTTAGTGATACGTAG